The Rhodococcus rhodochrous DNA window CGAGTTCGTCGAGCCTCTCGCGCAGGAACTGCGTCGGATAGCTGTCGGGCGAGATTCCCGTGGCCCAGACGTCGGCGGCGGCGAGTTCGAGAGCGCTCATGCCCGGCAGGGCCGGAGCCGGCACCGTCCCGATCCCAGGAAGCCGGCCGGGGCGTTGTGCCGCCGCCGGAGCCGCACCCCAGAGGGCTTCGCGGCGGGTGACACCGAACGAGGAGAACGCTCCCGCGGTGGCCAGTGCCTCGACCTGCGCGGTGGTGAGACCGACGCGGGCGGCGAGGTCGGCGGGCGAGGTGTACGGGCCGTGGGCACTGCGTTCGGTCACGATGCGTTCGGCGAGGTCGTCGCCGATGTGCCGCACCGTCGCCAGGCCGAGCCGGACCTCTCGCCCTTCGTTCTCGAGGGTGGCGTGCGCGAGGCTCGCCCCGATGTCGGGGCCGTGGACGACCACACCGTGACGGCGGGCATCGGCGACCAGCGATTGCGGCGAGTAGAAACCCATCGGCTGAGCACGCAGCAGACCCGCGCAGAACGCTGCGGGATGGTGCAGTTTGAACCACGCCGAATAGAACACCAGCGAGGCGAAGCTCTGCGAATGACTTTCGGGGAAACCGAAATTCGCGAAGGCGTAGAGCTTCTCGTAGATGCGGTCGGCGACGTCCCCCGTGATGCCGTGCAGGTCCCGCATGCCCTGATAGAGGCGTCCCCGCAGACGCTCCATCTTCTCCGTCGACCGTTTCGATCCCATGGCGCGACGCAACCGGTCGGCCTCCGCCGCGGTGAATCCCGCGGCGTCGACGGCCATCTGCATGAGCTGTTCCTGGAAGAGCGGAACACCGAGGGTGCGTTCGAGGGCCTTCTCGAGGCACGGATGGTCGTAGGTGACGGGTTCGAGACCGTTGCGCCGCCGGATGTAGGGGTGCACCGAACCGCCCTGGATCGGGCCGGGCCGGATGATGGCCACCTCGATGACCAGATCGTAGAAGCAGCGCGGCTTCAACCGCGGCAGAGTGGCCATCTGCGCCCGCGACTCCACCTGGAAGACACCCACCGAGTCGGCGCGGCACAACATCTCGTAGACCCCCGGCTCGGAGAGGTCGAGGTGCGCGAGATCGACTCGGATGCCTTCGTGTTCGTCGACGAGGTCGATCATGTAGTGCAACGCGGAGAGCATGCCGAGGCCGAGCAGATCGAACTTCACGAGACCCGCTGCAGCACAGTCGTCCTTGTCCCACTGCAGAACGGTGCGTCCTTCCATTCGCGCCCATTCGACGGGGCACACGTCGGCGACGGGCCGGTCGCAGATCACCATGCCGCCCGAGTGGATGCCGAGATGCCGTGGGAGACCTTCGATCTGTTCGGCGAGATCGAGAACCGTCTCCGGGATCCGTTCGTCGGTCTCTACCCGCACCCCACCCCACCGGCCGATCAGCTTGCTCCACGCGTCCTGCTGTCCCTGCGAGTATCCGAGAGCACGGGCCATGTCGCGGACGGCGGAACGACCGCGGTAGGTGATGACGTTCGCGACCTGCGCCGCATTGATGCGGCCGTACTTGCGGTAGACGTACTGGATCGCCTCCTCGCGCCGGTCGGATTCGATGTCGAGGTCGATGTCGGGTGGGCCGTCGCGTTCGGGCGACAGGAAGCGTTCGAACAGCAGCTTGTTGCCGACGGGGTCGACGTTGGTGATGCCGATCGCGTAGCAGACCGCCGAGTTGGCGGCCGATCCTCGTCCCTGGCAGAGGATGTCGCTCCGCTTGCAGAAGTCGACGATGTCGTGGACGACGAGGAAGTATCCCGGGAATCCCAGCCGGCCGACGACGTCGAGTTCGTGTTCGATCTGCCGATAGGCGTCGGGGCGGCGCTCGACCGGACCGTAGCGGCGACGCGCCCCGTCGTAGGTGAGTTCGCGCAGCCAGGTGAACTCGGTGTGCCCGTCGGGAACATCGAAGGGCGGCAGTTTCGGGGCGACGAGACGCAGATCGAAGGCGCATTCACGACCGAGTTCGGCGGCATGGTGCACGACACCCGGAAAGGCCTCGAACAGCCGCGTCATCTCCTCCCCCGACCGCAGGTGCCCGCCTCCGGTCGGGGGGATCCGGCCGACGGCGTCGTCGAGGCTCTGCCGGTCGGAGATCGCCGCCACGGCCATCGCCAGACGTCGCCGATGGGGATGCGCGAAGTGCGCCGCCGTGCTCGCGATGCACGGAATGCCATGTCGCGCGGCAAGTTCGAAGAGGGCTGCGTTGCGTTCGTGGTCGTCGGGATATCCGTGACGGGTGAGTTCGACGGTCACGCGGTCGGCACCGAACCGGTCGACGAGATCGAGCAATGCTGCTTCGGCGGCGGGGATCCCGCCCGTGGTGAGCGCCTGTCGCAGGTGCCCCCGACGACAACCGGTGAGGATCTGCCAGTGCCCACCGGCGGCGTCGGTGAGCGCGTCGTAGTCGTACCTCGGGTTGTTCTTCTCCCCTCCTGCGAGGTGGGCGTCGGCGATCTGCCGCGACAGGCGTCGATAGCCCTCCTGACCGCGGGCGAGGACGAGCAGGTGCGCATCGTCGAGGCCCAGCTCGGCTCCGAAGACGGTGCGGATGTCGAGTTCGCGTGCGGCTTCGGCGAATCGCACCGCCCCGTACAGTCCGTCGTGGTCGGTCACCGCGAGGGCCTCGAGTCCGAGTCGTGCCGCCTCCTCGGCGAGTTCCTCCGGCGTGGAGGCACCGTCGAGGAAGCTGAACGCAGAGTGGGCGTGCAGTTCGGCGTAGGGCACGACCGGCCCTTGTGGACGTCGGACCCGCGCCTCGTACTCGGCGCGGGTGCGCGACCACGCCGGGCTGTCGCTCCCGTCGCCGGGATGTTCGGCATCGCGACGGGAAGTGCCGGGTCGTCCCGAGAGCACACGTTCCATCTCCGACCAGGTCGGCGGACCGTTTCCCCATCCCACTCCGGCACCTCCTCGACCGATCCAGTATCGCACATGTGTTCGAACGAGACGTTCGAACACGCGCAGTTCTCGTCGCGACACGCCGGGAGTCGGCGACGAGAACTGCACGATCGACTGCAACCAGGGGGTTGCATCACGGGCCAGCAAGTGCAACCCTGGAGTTGCATTCCCATCGAAGGAGGCAATCATGACCGACGAACTCGACCGCATCGAACGCGACATCACCATCGACGCCCCCGTGGACCGGGTGTGGACACTCGTGGCCGAACCCGGCTGGTACATCAACGACAACGAGTGGACCGAGCACCGCCTCGAACACGACGGAGATCTCACCACCGTGCACGATCCGGTCCACGGCGCCTTCGTCTTCCGCACCGTGACCCTCGACGAACCGCACTACGCGGCCTTCCGCTGGCTCGCCGACCACACCGATCCCGACAGCCCGTCGACCCTCGTCGAGTTCCGGCTCACCGCCCTCGACACCGACACGACCGAATTACGCGTCACGGAAACCGGATTCGACTCCCTGCCCGGCGACGCGAGCGAACGCCGCACCCGCTTCGAGGAGAACTCCCGGGGCTGGACCACCGAACTGGAGATCGCCAAGCACCATCTCGAGAAGGACGGAAGCGTTGCCCGACGCTGAGTTCTCCGCCGACCTGCATCCCGTCTTCGCGGCCCTGGCCGACGACACCCGGTGGCGCATCCTGCAGCGACTGGGCCGATCCCCGGCGTCGGCGTCCGGGCTCGCGGCCGAGTTCACGGTCTCCCGTCAGGCCATCGCCAAGCATCTGGCGGTGCTCGAACGGTGCGGTCTCGTGACCTCCGAGCGCGCCGGACGGGAGATCCGCTTCTCCGCCGTCGGATCGCGGCTGAGCGCGGTCGGGCGTGCGATCGACGCCGTGGGGGCAGGCTGGGACCGCCGCCTGTCCGCGATCAAGAAGGCGGCCGAACGGCCTCAGTAACCCGCGTTCGGATCGACCCGGGCGATCAACTCCTCACCCGCGGCGAACCGGCGTACGTTCTCCTCGAGGGTCGGCGCGAACGTCTGCGTCAGCCGGCTGCGCGTATTGGCGATGTGCGGTGTGATCACGGCGTTGTCGAGATCCCACAGCGGATGACCGTCGGGCAACGGTTCGGGATCGGTCACGTCGAGGACCGCCCCGGCGATCGCACCGTCCCCGAGCGCCTTCACCAGCGCGTCGGTGTCGACGAGGTTGCCCCGCGCGACGTTCACGAGCCACGCCGACCCGGGCATCGCCGCGAGCGCGGCGGCGTCGACGAGATGATCGGTCTCGGCGGTCGCGGGTGCGGCGACGACGAAGTGATCGGCCATCGACCACACCTCCGACGTGCGGTCGGCCGGCAGCGTGACCTTCGCGCCGTCGACGGGACGGCCCGAACGATTGACCGCGACGACGGACGCGCCGAGGGCATGCAGGCGCGGGATCATCGCCCGGCCGATACCGCCGCATCCGACGATGGCCACGGTCGAGCCGTGGAGGGTCCGCACCCGCGGGTCGAGAACGTCCTTGGTCCACCGCTTCGCGGCAACCGAGGCGTGGAACTGCCGCAACCCCACGAGCAGCGCTCCCACCGCGTACTCGGCCACGTTGTCGGCGTACACACCGGACGCATTCGCCCACAGCCGGCGGTCGTCGATCACGCCCGCCCGGAAGAACGGTTCGATACCCGCGTAGGTGAGCTGCACCCAGCGCACCCGGTCGGGCAGATCCGGGAATTCCTCGGCGCTGCCGTCCCACACCAGGGCGTCGGCCTCGTCCAGTTCGGAGAGGGTTCCACCGCCGGAGACGATCGCGGCGGCGAGGTGTTCGTCGTGGCCCGGTCCGAGATGAATACGCATGCCGCGACCCTAACCTCGAATCGTTCGCGGAGGGATGTCGAGAATCCGGAAGCGGCTCCGTCTCCTCCATGAACGCGGCCACAATGGGCCGTACCGCACGGAGGAGAACATCATGGCCAAGTACCTGCTGCTCAAGCATTACCGCGGCGCCCCGGCAGCGGTGAACGACGTACCCATGGATCAGTGGGAGCCGGACGAGGTGTCGGCCCACATCCGGTACATGCAGGATTTCGCCGCCCGTCTCGAGAGCACCGGCGAGTTCGTCGACGCGCAGGCGCTCTCCCCGGAGGGCACCTTCGTCCGCTACGACGGTGAGGGACGTCCCCCGGCCACCGACGGGCCGTTCCCGGAGACGAAGGATCTCATCGCCGGGTGGATGGTGATCGACGTCGACAGCTACGACCGGGCACTGGAACTGGCCGGCGAACTGTCGGCCGCGCCGGGAGCCGGCGGGAAGCCGATCCACGAATGGCTCGAGGTGCGACCGTTCATGTCCGAACCGCCGACCGTCACGGAGTAGACGTGGACGAGGCGTTGCTGCGCACGCTCGTCCCCACGGTGATCGGCATCCTCGTCCGCCGCGGAGCGGATTTCGCGTCGGCCGAGGATGCCGTCCAGGACGCGCTCGTCGAAGCCCTGCGGGTGTGGCCGGAGGATCCGCCGCGCGACCCGAAGGGCTGGCTGGTCGCGGTGGCGTGGCGCAGATTCCTCGACACCGTGCGCGCCGACGCGTCCCGTCGACGCCGCGAGATCCTCGTCGACGCCGAGCCCCGGCCGGGGCCGGGCACACCGGTGGACGACACGCTCGCGTTGTACTTCCTGTGTGCCCACCCGTCGCTCACGCCCGGCTCGGCGGTCGCGCTCACCCTGCGTGCCGTCGGCGGGTTGACGACCCGGCAGATCGCGCAGGCCTATCTCGTTCCGGAAGCGACGATGGCCCAACGCATCAGCCGGGCCAAGCGCACGATCGCGGACGTCCGGCTGGATCGGCCGGGCGATGTCGCGACGGTGTTGCGGGTGCTCTATCTCGTGTTCAACGAGGGCTATTCGGGTGACGTCGACCTGGCCACCGAGGCCGTCCGGCTCACGCGCGGGCTGGCAGCGGTGATCGACCACCCCGAGGTGTCGGGTCTGCTCGCGCTGATGCTGCTCCATCACGCCCGGCGAGCGGCGCGCATCCGGCCGGACGGCAGTCTCGTTCCCCTCACCGAACAGGATCGCAGCCTGTGGGACACGCGTCTGATCTCGGAGGGCGTGGAGATCCTGCAGGCCGCGCTCGCCCGCGACCGGCTCGGCGAGTTCCAGGCGCAGGCCGCCGTCGCCGCCCTGCATGCCGACGCGCGTACCGCGGAGGAGACCGACTGGGTGCAGATCGTCGAGTGGTACGACGAGCTCCTGCGGTTCACCGACAACCCGGTGGCCCGTCTCAACCGTGCCGTCGCGGTCGGTGAGGCCGACGGACCCCACGCCGGTCTCGCAGCAATGGCCGAGCTCGACCCCAGCCTGCCCCGGTACACGGCGGCCGCGGCGTATCTCCACGAACGCGCCGGCGACACCGCGACGGCGGCCCGGCTCTACGCCGAGGCCGCGCACCTGGCGACCAGCGTGCCCGAACGCGACCATCTCGTGCGGCAGGCGGCACGCCTGCACAGCGTTTCCTGAGGTTCCGTCAGGGTTCTCCCCCACCACGAAATCCGGTGCCACGCCGGATGTGCCGACGGTGCGGGAGAACGAGCATGGGTGTCGTGAAACTCCTGGTGCGTCTGCTCGCCATACCCTTCGTGCTCTTCATCGCGTTCGTGGCGGTCATCGGTGGCCTGGCCGTCCACGCGTGGACCACGCGCGCGCTCGACACCACCGGACGCGTCGACTTCGACACCGCCCTGCGCATCCCTCCCGTCGAGTCGGGCACCGTCGACGCCGACGGCACGCGCGTGTTCGACCTGACCATGCGGCGCGGCACGACCGACCTCGGGCACGGCCCCGACACCCGGACGTGGGGCGTGAACGGCAGCTATCTCGGACCCACCCTCCGCGCCGTGCGCGGAGAGAACGTGCGCGTGAACGTCACGAACGAGCTCGGCGAGACGAGCACGATGCACTGGCACGGCATGCACCTGCCCGCGGCGATGGACGGCGGACCGCATCAGCCGATCGAGCCGGGAACGACGTGGTCGCCGTACTGGACCGTCGATCAACCGGCCGCGACCCTCTGGTACCACCCGCACCTGCACGGTTCCACCGCCGCGCACGTGTACCGGGGTGTCGCGGGCATGTTCCTGATCGACGAGCCCGGCACGTCGCCGCTCCCCCACGACTACGGGGTCGACGACATCCCCCTCATCGTCCAGGACCGGAAGTTCGACGGTGACCAACTCGACGACAGCAACGCGATCTTCGCCGATGTCGGCACGCTCGGCGACGAGATCCTCGTCAACGGCACACCGCGGCCGTTCCTGGACGTCGCTACCGAGACGGTCCGGCTCCGGGTGCTCAACGCGTCGAACGCGCGCGTCTACAACTTCTCGTTCGACACCGGGATGCCGTTCCTCGTCGTCGGCAGCGACGGTGGTCTGCTCGAGGAGCCGCGGGCCGTCCGCAGTCTCCAGTTGTCGCCGGGTGAGCGCGCCGAGATCGTCGTCCGGCCGGAAGCAGGTTCGAGGCACGTGCTGCGCAGCACCCCGCCCGAGCTGAAGGCCGGCTTCTGGCAGGACCGCTTCTCCGGTGGCGACGACCGCATGGACGTCCTCGAGCTGCGGGCGGCACCCGTCCTCAGGTCGTCGGCCGCGATCCCGGAGAGACTGACCACCCTTCCGGAGCTCGGGGAACCGAGCAGCACCCGCCGCATCGACCTGACCTCGTCGACGACCATCAACGATCGCGAGATGGACATGGGCCGGATCGACGAGGTGGTCGTCGCCGGCACCACCGAACTCTGGGAGGTGCGCAACGTCAGCGGCACGATCCACAACTTCCACATCCACGACGTGCAGTTCGAGATCCTCGGCATAACCGGGGTGAGTCCTGACCATCCGTCCCTGGCCGGTCGCAAGGACACCGTCTTCGTCCCGCCGGCGGCGACCGTGCGTCTGCTCGTTCCGTTCGGTAGCCACACCGATCCGGCGATGCCGTACATGTACCACTGTCACCTGCTCAAACACGAGGACAGCGGCATGATGGGACAGTTCGTGGTGGTCGGCGCCGACGAGGTGCACGACGTGACGCAGGCGGCCGGCACGGCCCACCATGCCCACGACGGCGGGTGAACCCGGTCACGTCCGGCAGGGCCGGGAATGGATCCTTGCCCACCCCTGTTGAGGAGTGTGGATCGGCGCGTCGCGTACGCCCCGGAGCCAATGAGAAACCGCCTTCGTGGAATACCGTCCGGCTGGAGCCACGTTGCGCAACGTGCCGTGAGGCATCCGGCGCGTCGGTCCACCTTCTTCCTCCCCTGATCTCGCGGCCGTTCCGGCCGAGCAGGGTGAAGCCCTCCCACTCCACGCCAGTACAGTTGCCGATCGTCACAATCGTCAGCGGAACCGGGAGTGGGCATGAGTCGCTGGGCCGAGATCGTCGTCACCAGGAGCCGATGGGTACTGGCGATCGTGCTGCTCGTCGTGCTCTTCGCCGGCGCCTGGGGCGTCGGGATCTTCGGCAAGCTGACCGGCACGGGCTACTACGACCCGAACAGCGAGGCCGTCGAGGTCGAGCAGATCATCTACGAGAACTTCGGGTCGCAGGCCGCGGACATCATCGCGCTCTACACCGCACCCGAGGGACGCACGGTCGACGGCATCCGTCCCGACATCGAAAGAACCCTCGCCGAGTTCCAGGACGCCGTCCCCGCCGAGTCGATCCAGACCTACTGGACCGCTCCGCCGCCGATGAACCAGCTGCTGCTGTCGACCGACCAACGCAGCGTGGCTGCCTCGATCACGCTCGGCGCGAACTCCGGGCTCACCGCCGCGAGCTTCCCCGAAGCCCTCGACCTGCTCGAGGTGCCCGGCGTGGAATCGCAGTTCGCCGGCAACACCGTGGTCGCGATCGAGTTCACCGACACCCTGGAGAGCGATCTCGTCCGGTCCGAGCTCATCGCGGTGCCCATCACGCTGGTGCTGCTGGTGTTCATCTTCGGCGGGGTGATCGCCGCCGCGGTCCCGGTCTTCGTGGGTGTGCTCGCGATCTTCTCGTCCCTCGCCACCCTGCGTCTGCTGTCGAATTTCACCGAGGTGTCGTCGTACGCGCTGAACATCACGTCGCTGATCGGTCTGGGCCTGGCGATCGACTACGGCCTGTTCATCGTCAGCCGCTACCGCGAGGAACTCGCGGCCGGTTCGGACGTCACCTCGGCGGTCAAGCGGACGATGTCCACCGCCGGTCACACCGTGATGTTCTCCGCTGCCCTGCTGATCTGCGCGTTCGCGGGCATGCTCGTCTTCCCGCAGACGGTGCTGCGGTCGCTCGGCCTCGGTGCCATGGCCGCCGTCCTCGGTGCCGCCGTCCTGTCGCTGACCGCGGTTCCCGCGCTGCTGACGATGCTCGGCCACCGCATCAACGCGTGGACCTGGGACCGTGAGACCTCCACCCGCGCCGAAGCGCGGGCGCGTCGTTTCTGGGGCGGGGTCGTCCGCAAGGTCGTGCGCCGTCCCGCCCTGATCGCGGTGGTGATCACCGGCGGTCTCCTCGTACTCGCGTCGCCTGTGTTCGAAGCACGGTTCGGGGAGATCGAATACACCGCGCTGCCCGAGGACAGCCAGGCCCGCGCGGCCACCCAGACCCTGCTCGACGAGTTCCCGAGCACCGGCAACGGCGCCACACTCGTCCTGCGCGGCGAGAACGGGCAGGCCCCGGACAGCACTGCCGTGCGCACGGTGTCCACCGAGGTCGCCAAGGTCGACGGCATCTCGCAGACCGTCATCGTCGGGCAGGAGTCCGACGTGGTGGTCCTGCAGGGCCTCTACGCGCAGGGCGTGGACGGCACCGCACGGGCGAGCGAGATCACCGGCGAACTGCGCGCCCTGGACGTGCCGGACGGCACCGATCTGCTCGTCGGCGGTGGCCGGGCCCTCGTCGACGACGCCAACCAGGCCGTCTCGGATTCGCTCCCCTGGATGATCACGATCATGGTGCTCTCGACCCTGGTGCTGCTGTTCCTGGCATTCGGGTCGGTGGCACTACCGATCAAGGCCGTGCTCATGGCGGCACTGAGCCTCGCCGCGACCTTCGGTGTGCTGACCTGGGTGTTCCAGCTGGGCCACGGTGCTTCGTGGCTGCACGTCGTTCCCGCGGCGATGGAGCCGACCTTCGTCGTCCTCATCCTCGCCGTGGTGTTCGGCCTGTCGACCGACTACGAGGTGTTCCTCATGTCGCGCATGATGGAGGCCCGCGCGGCCGGAGCGAGCACGGTCGAGGCCGTCGAATACGGCATCGCCCGCACCGGACGTGTCGTCACCGCCGCCGCACTGCTGCTGATCGTGGTCACCGGGGCCTTCACCATCTCCGGCCTGTCGATCATGCGGTTCCTCGGAGTCGGCATGATCGTCGCGCTCATCATCGACGCGACGATCGTGCGCATGCTGCTCGTGCCGTCGCTGGTCAAGCTCATGGGTGAGGCCAACTGGTGGGCACCGGCGTGGATGAAGCGCGTGCACGCGAAGGTCGGACTGGGGCATTAGACCGCAGAGCGGCCGGGTCATCAGACCGCAGGGCGGCCGGTGTTCGGGGTCGCTACAGCGGCGTGATCGTCGTCGCGACGACGGGACGCGCCGGCTTGGCCGCGGCACCGCAGCTCGCCGGCCGGGCCGGTAGTTCCGAGGTCTCCACCCGGACCCGCCATGCCCGGCCGTCGTGATGGCGCACGATCGGCTCGTCCCCGTCCTCGACCGTCACGGCGTCGATCGCGAACTCGTCGATCGCCTCGCGCACCGCGATCTCGGCGGCCTGCCCGGCCGCACCCCAGGTGCTGCGACCCCGCAGACCGGCCGCGTGGACCTGTCCCTTCCCGGCGTCGCGGACCGCGGCGAGACTGTCGTCCTCACCGAGCCGCCCGTAGGTGTAGCCGGTGGGCAGCATGATCATCGACGGCGCGAAACGGTGTCCGCCGGTGTGCGAGCACTCCCACACGTCCTGCCCGAACTCGGCGGTCAGAGCGGCCGCGATCGGGCGCCCCAGCACAGCGCAGCACCGGTCCCTCTTGCCGTGAGCGCACACCAGGGCGATCGGGTCCTGCACGGCGGCGCCGATGCCGGGGGCCGGACCTGCGACCACGCGGGGGACGATGTCGAGCAGCTCGGCCGGCTCGGTGATCTCGAGCCGCTCGCACCAGGTGTTCTCCGGTTCCGTGCGGGCCAGCAGGACGGTTCGGGTCTCCCGCACCACGTCGCGGCCGGGTCTCCGGATGAACAGGATCCGCACATCCGCGGCCTTCGCCCGGGCGGACAGTTCGTCCGACAACTCGGCGCCGAGGGCGGTGCCGTCGAGCACGTCGCGGCCCCAACCCGTCGGCACCTCGAGGCACACGTAGCCGGGCGCGGTGGCTGCCGTTCCGGGCAGCGGCTCGTCGAGCGCGGACAGTGCGGAACAGGTGGGGGCGGAGATGGTGGTCACGCGGACATTGTGGCCCGGACACCCTCGCGGCGGCTCGGCACCCCGTGGTGACGGGTCAGCCGCGGCGCAGTCGACGCAGTGCCACACCACTCCACATCCGCAGGAATCCCTGCGACAGGTACGCGAAGCTGCCCAGTGCCAGCACCCACTTGGTGACGCTGACGGTCGAGGCGGCCCGGACCGTCCGGTCGTCGATCCGGGTGCGCTGATCCAGCAGGTACAGGCCGACGATGTTCTCGACGTAGTCCCCCGCCGCGGCGACGACCGGCGCCGCCATCAGGATCCGACGCGTACTCGGCGACAACGGGCGGTGCTCGTCGAGTGATCGTGCGCCGGCCCGCAACGCGATCGCGAAGGTCGCCGGGTGGACCATGTCCCAGTAGTAGTGCTCCCGGTAGCGCTCGATCTCCTCGGGGCCGAGATCGTCGAGGATCTTCCGGTACTTCGCGGCCGAGAAGGTGGTCTGGACGGTGCCCACTGTCGGGGCCGTGGAACCGAGAACCCGACCGATGTTCGCCTGGGACACGAGGAAGATGGCGGCAGCACCGATGAGGACGCGGTCGGCCCGGGTGAGTGTCATGCTCGTGATGCTAGGGGCAGAGAATCCGCGACCCTACGGAAGGGAGACCCGTGCAGATCACCGGAGCAGTCCTGGAGGAGATCGGACGTCAGCGGCGGTACGAGGAGTCCACTCCGCTCAGCGTGGACCTTCTCGAACTCGACCCACCGGGACCGGGTGAGGCGCTGGTCGAGATCGAATGCGCCGGTGTGTGCCACTCCGATCTGTCCGTGGTCGACGGCAACCGGCCTCGCCCGGTGCCCATGCTGCTCGGGCACGAAGCGGCCGGACGCATCGTCGAACTCGGTGACGACACCACCGGATTCTCCGTCGGCGAGCGGGTCGTCATGACCTTCATGCCCCGCTGCGGTGAGTGCGAGGGCTGCGCGAGCAACGGCATCCGCCCCTGCATCCCGGGATCGGCCGCGAACGCTGCGGGAACCCTGCTGTCGGGCGCCCGGCGGCTGCACCGCGACGGGAACGACGTCCACCACCATCTGGGAGCATCGGCCTTCGCGACCCACGCCGTCGTCGACACGCGGTCGCTCGTCGGTGTCGGCGACGACGTCCCCGCCGAGGTCGCCGCGCTGATGGGCTGCGCCGTGCTGACCGGTGGCGGTGCGGTCGTCAATGCCGCTCGTCCTCAGGCCGGGGACACGCTGGTCGTCGTCGGTCTCGGTGGAGTGGGGATGGCCGCGCTGCTCGTGGCGCTGGCCCACGACGACGTCACCGTGATCGCCGTCGACACCTCCCCCGACAAGCGCGACACGGCCCGTTCGCTGGGAGCCCGACACGTCCTCTCACCGGACGAGGCCGTCGAGCAGGGCGTGAAGGCACGGCTGGTCATCGAGGCCGCGGGGAGCGTGCCCGCGCTCGCCACGGCGGTCGCGCTCACCGGACCGGGAGGCACCACGATCACCGTCGGACTGCCCGCCCCCGACGCCCGGCTCGAGATCTCGCCCACCGCTCTCGTCGGCGAGGGCCGCTCACTGGTGGGCAGCTATCTCGGATCCGCCGTCCCGGCCCGGGACATCCCCCGCTTCGTGGACATGTGGCGCGAGGGGCGACTGCCGGTCGAGCGGCTCGTCACCGACCGTCTGCCGCTGGGCCGGATCAACGAGGCGATGGACGCCCTGGCCGACGGAACCGCCCTCCGCCAGATCCTCACCATGGACTGATCACGAGCCCACACATCAGGTTCA harbors:
- a CDS encoding error-prone DNA polymerase — translated: MGWGNGPPTWSEMERVLSGRPGTSRRDAEHPGDGSDSPAWSRTRAEYEARVRRPQGPVVPYAELHAHSAFSFLDGASTPEELAEEAARLGLEALAVTDHDGLYGAVRFAEAARELDIRTVFGAELGLDDAHLLVLARGQEGYRRLSRQIADAHLAGGEKNNPRYDYDALTDAAGGHWQILTGCRRGHLRQALTTGGIPAAEAALLDLVDRFGADRVTVELTRHGYPDDHERNAALFELAARHGIPCIASTAAHFAHPHRRRLAMAVAAISDRQSLDDAVGRIPPTGGGHLRSGEEMTRLFEAFPGVVHHAAELGRECAFDLRLVAPKLPPFDVPDGHTEFTWLRELTYDGARRRYGPVERRPDAYRQIEHELDVVGRLGFPGYFLVVHDIVDFCKRSDILCQGRGSAANSAVCYAIGITNVDPVGNKLLFERFLSPERDGPPDIDLDIESDRREEAIQYVYRKYGRINAAQVANVITYRGRSAVRDMARALGYSQGQQDAWSKLIGRWGGVRVETDERIPETVLDLAEQIEGLPRHLGIHSGGMVICDRPVADVCPVEWARMEGRTVLQWDKDDCAAAGLVKFDLLGLGMLSALHYMIDLVDEHEGIRVDLAHLDLSEPGVYEMLCRADSVGVFQVESRAQMATLPRLKPRCFYDLVIEVAIIRPGPIQGGSVHPYIRRRNGLEPVTYDHPCLEKALERTLGVPLFQEQLMQMAVDAAGFTAAEADRLRRAMGSKRSTEKMERLRGRLYQGMRDLHGITGDVADRIYEKLYAFANFGFPESHSQSFASLVFYSAWFKLHHPAAFCAGLLRAQPMGFYSPQSLVADARRHGVVVHGPDIGASLAHATLENEGREVRLGLATVRHIGDDLAERIVTERSAHGPYTSPADLAARVGLTTAQVEALATAGAFSSFGVTRREALWGAAPAAAQRPGRLPGIGTVPAPALPGMSALELAAADVWATGISPDSYPTQFLRERLDELGVIPAADLLQVPDGTRILVGGAVTHRQRPATAAGVTFLNLEDETGMVNVVCSVGLWARYRTVAHTAPALLVRGRLQNAEGVVTLLADHLEAMDLRMPSRSRDFR
- a CDS encoding SRPBCC family protein; the protein is MTDELDRIERDITIDAPVDRVWTLVAEPGWYINDNEWTEHRLEHDGDLTTVHDPVHGAFVFRTVTLDEPHYAAFRWLADHTDPDSPSTLVEFRLTALDTDTTELRVTETGFDSLPGDASERRTRFEENSRGWTTELEIAKHHLEKDGSVARR
- a CDS encoding ArsR/SmtB family transcription factor translates to MPDAEFSADLHPVFAALADDTRWRILQRLGRSPASASGLAAEFTVSRQAIAKHLAVLERCGLVTSERAGREIRFSAVGSRLSAVGRAIDAVGAGWDRRLSAIKKAAERPQ
- a CDS encoding D-isomer specific 2-hydroxyacid dehydrogenase family protein, coding for MRIHLGPGHDEHLAAAIVSGGGTLSELDEADALVWDGSAEEFPDLPDRVRWVQLTYAGIEPFFRAGVIDDRRLWANASGVYADNVAEYAVGALLVGLRQFHASVAAKRWTKDVLDPRVRTLHGSTVAIVGCGGIGRAMIPRLHALGASVVAVNRSGRPVDGAKVTLPADRTSEVWSMADHFVVAAPATAETDHLVDAAALAAMPGSAWLVNVARGNLVDTDALVKALGDGAIAGAVLDVTDPEPLPDGHPLWDLDNAVITPHIANTRSRLTQTFAPTLEENVRRFAAGEELIARVDPNAGY
- a CDS encoding YciI family protein — encoded protein: MAKYLLLKHYRGAPAAVNDVPMDQWEPDEVSAHIRYMQDFAARLESTGEFVDAQALSPEGTFVRYDGEGRPPATDGPFPETKDLIAGWMVIDVDSYDRALELAGELSAAPGAGGKPIHEWLEVRPFMSEPPTVTE
- a CDS encoding RNA polymerase sigma factor, producing the protein MDEALLRTLVPTVIGILVRRGADFASAEDAVQDALVEALRVWPEDPPRDPKGWLVAVAWRRFLDTVRADASRRRREILVDAEPRPGPGTPVDDTLALYFLCAHPSLTPGSAVALTLRAVGGLTTRQIAQAYLVPEATMAQRISRAKRTIADVRLDRPGDVATVLRVLYLVFNEGYSGDVDLATEAVRLTRGLAAVIDHPEVSGLLALMLLHHARRAARIRPDGSLVPLTEQDRSLWDTRLISEGVEILQAALARDRLGEFQAQAAVAALHADARTAEETDWVQIVEWYDELLRFTDNPVARLNRAVAVGEADGPHAGLAAMAELDPSLPRYTAAAAYLHERAGDTATAARLYAEAAHLATSVPERDHLVRQAARLHSVS